One part of the Phaeodactylum tricornutum CCAP 1055/1 chromosome 17, whole genome shotgun sequence genome encodes these proteins:
- a CDS encoding predicted protein, producing the protein MNLTSLAFLTILLLSASARVESHRKLNKVQQGEAIPGQYVIELDSSVGDSRGFTARVLQRSLRSNVIENYDFALKGFAVKDLPDEVLDFLLNLDDVLSVSEDGFVEMDQVQAGPTWGLDVIDGSDDDKYTYSFTGKGVDAYILDTGIAAHSDFEGRVASCISFANEACGSDGSGHGTHVAGTVGSKTYGVAKEVTLHDVKVLNAMGRGTYSGVIAAIDHISKIKRENTSKKMVINMSLSGGTNSALDNAINSAANLGIVVVVAAGNANADACNFSPSSAAGALAVGAMNGSNGRTVFSNWGSCVDIFAPGVGIVSLSTTGGTSTKAGTSMASPHVAGVAALYLEAGRSASNIQTDAVAGKLSNLSGSPNKLATTSQLSKSITQAPTPAPTLRPTRAPTRKPTTAPVVITVPQENPNLCIGAGGLCSSSADCCDGQTCSRSWTPSTGVFKSCRSSSSWWGF; encoded by the exons ATGAATCTCACGTCTCTTGCCTTCTTGACGATTTTGCTCCTGTCGGCTTCGGCCAGAGTTGAGTCTCATCGCAAGCTGAACAAGGTCCAACAAGGTGAAGCAATTCCTGGTCAGTATGTGATCGAACTCGACTCCAGCGTTGGAGATTCGAGAGGATTTACGGCAAGAGTATTGCAGCGCTCCTTACGATCCAATGTTATTGAGAACTACGATTTTGCCCTGAAAGGTTTTGCCGTGAAGGATCTTCCAGACGAGGTCCTGGACTTTCTACTCAACCTTGATGATGTTCTGTCCGTATCTGAAGATGGCTTTGTCGAAATGGACCAGGTGCAAGCCGGTCCAACTTGGGGTCTAGATGTCATAGATGGCTCTGACGATGACAAATATACCTACAGTTTTACTGGAAAAGGCGTCGACGCTTACATCCTTGATACTGGGATCGCCGCTCACAGCGATTTTGAGGGCCGTGTCGCTTCCTGTATTTCCTTCGCCAATGAGG cttgCGGATCGGATGGCAGTGGCCATGGCACTCATGTGGCTGGTACTGTCGGTTCTAAAACCTACGGAGTTGCGAAAGAAGTCACACTTCACGACGTCAAAGTACTCAACGCGATGGGTAGAGGAACGTACAGTGGGGTGATTGCTGCCATCGATCATATATCCAAGATTAAAAGAGAGAACACTAGCAAGAAGATGGTCATCAATATGAGCCTTTCAGGTGGAACAAATTCTGCTCTGGACAACGCCATCAATTCTGCTGCCAATCtgggaatcgtcgtcgtggtagCAGCTGGAAACGCGAATGCAGATGCTTGCAACTTTTCACCATCTTCCGCTGCAGGTGCGCTTGCGGTCGGCGCAATGAACGGCTCAAATGGTCGTACCGTCTTCTCAAACTGGGGCAGTTGCGTTGATATATTTGCCCCTGGTGTTGGTATCGTGTCACTGTCGACTACAGGAGGAACTTCCACAAAGGCTGGGACTTCAATGGCATCCCCACACGTTGCCGGTGTGGCTGCATTGTATCTCGAAGCTGGAAGGTCAGCATCAAATATCCAGACTGACGCTGTTGCTGGTAAACTCTCCAACTTATCAGGCTCTCCCAATAAGTTGGCAACCACCTCTCAACTTTCGAAGTCAATTACCCAGGCCCCGACTCCTGCCCCAACGCTGAGACCCACACGAGCTCCAACACGAAAACCCACTACCGCGCCGGTGGTGATTACGGTTCCACAAGAAAATCCAAATTTGTGTATTGGTGCTGGAGGCTTATGCAGCAGCTCAGCTGACTGTTGCGACGGGCAGACCTGCAGTCGATCCTGGACTCCAAGTACAGGAGTCTTCAAGTCTTGTCGATCATCATCAAGCTGGTGGGGTTTCTAA
- a CDS encoding predicted protein: MTMEFFYLIVVMLTFLLLPSASASLGSHRKLNRAIGSEAIPGQYIIALDSNIPNSRGFATHILKRAFRNNIIATYDYAMKGFAVKDLPDMLLHFILNMDDVISVSEDAVVKAETVQTDPTWGLDIIDGQADNLYSYAFTGQGVDVYVLDTGIQANHPDLEGRVESCVSYSGEECGSDLNGHGTHVTGTVGSKTYGVAKKASLHDVKVLNQNGSGSYVGVIAGIDYVAQINNADPSRNIVMNLSLGGGFSPALNSAINSAADSGVVVVVAAGNSNEDACNSSPASAERALVVGSINNSNQRSVWSNWGSCVDIFAPGSGILSLSPNSGTSTKWGTSMASPHVAGVAALYLQARKSTDFITSDGLEDQLSSNLEGSPNLRISTAKLPLVALPTQSPSRAPTRQPTPAPTLQPTREPTGRPTPSPSNEPSEDAVPNLPTIDAIPLIEPDSSPPTKTPASFPTNAPVPPPTRAPTKAPSSAPSNTRAPTKAPTGASVTPPTSSPVLPQCQSSGQPTAGLAKEVGDHYFEAFSFDMLQKLSSPCDCKGVSKTVINLMLLLEERTMNATTHQTTNLGSSRKQKMDKQA; this comes from the exons ATGACCATGGAGTTCTTTTACCTGATTGTCGTCATGTTGACTTTTCTGTTGCTGCCTTCAGCTTCGGCAAGTTTGGGCTCTCACCGAAAACTCAACCGAGCTATAGGGAGTGAAGCAATCCCAGGACAATATATCATCGCATTGGATTCAAACATCCCAAATTCAAGAGGGTTTGCCACCCACATACTCAAACGCGCGTTCCGAAATAACATCATCGCGACCTACGACTATGCCATGAAAGGGTTTGCTGTCAAGGATCTCCCCGATATGTTGTTGCACTTCATTCTCAACATGGATGACGTAATCTCTGTATCGGAGGATGCGGTTGTGAAGGCGGAAACGGTACAAACAGATCCTACGTGGGGCCTCGACATCATTGATGGACAAGCTGACAACCTCTACAGTTACGCGTTTACGGGACAAGGCGTCGATGTTTACGTTCTTGACACGGGTATTCAAGCAAATCATCCGGACCTTGAAGGTCGCGTCGAGAGCTGCGTCTCCTACAGTGGAGAAG AGTGCGGATCCGATCTCAACGGGCACGGTACCCATGTGACCGGAACTGTCGGTTCGAAAACATACGGTGTAGCCAAGAAAGCATCTTTGCACGACGTCAAGGTGCTCAACCAAAATGGTAGTGGATCCTACGTCGGAGTTATTGCTGGCATCGACTACGTAGCCCAGATCAATAATGCAGATCCCAGCCGCAACATTGTTATGAATTTGAGTCTCGGGGGAGGGTTTAGTCCAGCCTTAAACAGCGCAATCAATTCCGCAGCAGATTCAGGCGTGGTAGTGGTAGTCGCTGCCGGAAACAGTAACGAAGATGCCTGCAATTCCTCTCCTGCATCTGCAGAGAGAGCATTAGTGGTTGGTTCCATCAACAACAGTAACCAACGTTCGGTTTGGTCTAATTGGGGCAGCTGTGTCGACATCTTTGCGCCAGGTTCCGGGATTCTATCGCTGTCCCCAAACAGTGGCACGTCTACAAAGTGGGGCACGTCCATGGCCTCCCCACACGTAGCTGGTGTCGCCGCACTGTACTTGCAAGCGCGTAAAAGCACCGATTTCATTACGTCCGATGGGTTGGAGGATCAGCTCTCTTCGAATCTGGAAGGCTCCCCCAACCTCCGAATAAGCACTGCAAAGCTGCCGCTGGTAGCTCTACCAACCCAGTCGCCCAGTCGTGCACCCACACGTCAACCCACTCCCGCACCAACCCTCCAACCCACTCGTGAACCTACCGGTCGCCCGACGCCGTCGCCTTCAAATGAACCCTCGGAAGACGCCGTTCCCAACCTTCCCACTATCGACGCCATACCTTTGATTgagccagattcgtcgcctCCGACAAAGACTccagcttcttttccgacCAACGCTCCAGTGCCTCCACCAACTCGTGCTCCGACCAAGGCGCCGAGCAGTGCTCCAAGCAATACTCGTGCTCCGACCAAGGCACCAACTGGTGCTTCAGTGACTCCACCAACATCTTCTCCGGTATTGCCACAATGCCAGTCTAGTGGACAG CCTACTGCCGGTCTAGCCAAAGAAGTCGGTGACCACTACTTcgaagccttttccttcgacaTGCTGCAGAAACTGTCTAGTCCATGCGACTGCAAGGGAGTTTCAAAGACAGTCATCAATTTAATGCTTCTGTTGGAAGAAAGAACAATGAATGCCACAACACATCAAACGACAAATCTGGGAAGCTCGCGAAAGCAGAAAATGGATAAGCAAGCCTGA
- a CDS encoding predicted protein, translating into MNFLFQLVMLTLLFWPALASASLGSHRKLKRAVGSQAIRGQYIIELDPSIPDSNSFAARVLKRAFRNNVLETYDYALKGFAVKDLPEMLLNVILNMDDVLSVSEDAVVEADTVQTNPPWGLDITDGKDDNRFTYTYTGQGVDVYVLDTGIQANHPDLEGRVDSCVSYTNEACGSDLNGHGTHVAGTVGSKTYGVAKKVSLHDVKVLDRRGSGSFSGVIAGIDYVAQIKKTDPSRKTVLNMSLGGGRSTALNNAVNSAATSGVVVVVAAGNSNRNACNYSPASASGALVVGSIERNNRRSSWSNWGSCVDIFAAGSGILSLSRTGGVTTKSGTSMAAPHVAGVAALYLQVGRNPNTITSDALKNRVTRTRGSDNKLVSTSALPSEQRPSRAPTQVPTVESVPLEDSDSLAPTKAPVSSPAKAPVPPPTLIPTRKPTRAPTRKPTRAPTRKPTRAPTKAPNSSGPLRKLCKKCC; encoded by the exons ATGAACTTTCTTTTTCAGCTCGTCATGTTGACTTTACTGTTTTGGCCAGCTTTAGCCTCGGCTAGTTTAGGCTCGCACCGCAAACTAAAACGTGCTGTGGGCAGTCAAGCCATACGGGGGCAGTACATCATCGAGCTGGATCCAAGTATCCCAGATTCGAATAGCTTCGCTGCCCGCGTCCTAAAACGCGCATTCCGAAACAACGTCCTCGAGACCTACGACTACGCCTTGAAGGGATTTGCTGTCAAGGATCTCCCCGAGATGTTGTTGAACGTCATTCTGAATATGGATGATGTTCTCTCAGTATCAGAGGACGCGGTTGTCGAGGCGGATACAGTACAGACAAATCCTCCATGGGGCCTCGACATCACAGACGGTAAAGACGATAACCGCTTCACTTACACATACACAGGACAAGGAGTAGATGTTTACGTTCTTGACACTGGAATACAAGCAAATCATCCCGACCTTGAAGGTCGTGTCGATAGCTGCGTATCATATACTAATGAAG CCTGTGGGTCAGATTTGAATGGGCATGGTACCCATGTGGCCGGAACTGTCGGGTCAAAAACCTACGGTGTGGCCAAGAAGGTGTCTCTGCACGATGTCAAGGTACTTGACCGGCGGGGGAGTGGATCCTTCAGCGGAGTTATTGCTGGCATCGACTACGTGGCCCAGATCAAGAAGACCGATCCCAGTCGCAAAACAGTCCTCAACATGAGTCTGGGGGGAGGCCGCAGTACGGCCTTGAACAACGCAGTCAATTCTGCAGCGACTTCAGGAGTGGTAGTTGTTGTCGCTGCCGGAAATAGCAATCGTAATGCCTGTAATTACTCTCCCGCGTCTGCGTCGGGAGCGCTGGTAGTTGGTTCTATTGAACGCAACAACCGTCGTTCGAGTTGGTCCAATTGGGGTAGTTGTGTCGACATCTTTGCAGCTGGATCCGGGATCCTGTCGTTGTCTCGAACCGGTGGCGTAACCACAAAGTCGGGTACGTCCATGGCTGCTCCACACGTGGCCGGTGTCGCAGCATTGTACTTGCAAGTGGGTAGAAATCCCAATACTATCACTTCCGATGCTTTGAAGAACCGGGTGACCCGTACTCGAGGTTCCGACAACAAACTAGTGAGTACATCTGCACTACCTTCTGAACAAAGGCCATCTCGGGCGCCCACCCAGGTCCCAACTGTTGAGTCCGTGCCTCTGGAAGATTCAGATTCGTTGGCTCCGACCAAAGCTCCCGTTTCTTCCCCCGCCAAAGCTCCAGTGCCACCACCTACTCTCATTCCAACCAGGAAACCTACTCGCGCTCCAACCAGGAAACCTACTCGCGCTCCAACCAGGAAACCTACTCGCGCTCCAACCAAAGCTCCA AATTCAAGTGGTCCACTGCGCAAACTGTGCAAGAAATGCTGCTAA